In Mercurialis annua linkage group LG6, ddMerAnnu1.2, whole genome shotgun sequence, the following are encoded in one genomic region:
- the LOC126686802 gene encoding phospholipid-transporting ATPase 1, protein MDSIEKASTFEASLNSMSRRSNQSIGNDSVRDSGGSKPVVMRHGSSRGHDSSVFSASQKEISDEDARLIYLNDPDRTNERFEFSGNSIRTAKYSVFSFIPRNLFEQFHRVAYIYFLIIAVLNQLPQLAVFGRGASILPLAFVLSVTAVKDAYEDWRRHRSDRIENNRLAWVLVNDQFQEKRCKDIRVGEIIKIYAAQSLPCDMVLLSTSDPTGVAYVQTINLDGESNLKTRYAKQETALSKENIDGGGFIIKCEKPNRNIYGFQGNMDVHGKRLSLGPSNIVLRGCELKNTAWAIGVAVYCGGETKVMLNSSGAPSKRSRLETRMNLEIIILSLFLIALCSIVSVCAAVWLRRHKDELNTMPFYRKKDFNDEEQDDYNYYGWGLEIVFTFLMSVIVFQIMIPISLYISMELVRVGQAFFMIRDTHMYDETSNSRFQCRALNINEDLGQIKYVFSDKTGTLTENKMEFQCASIWGVDYSGGKTSILEDGFSVKVDGKILRPKMKVKVDPQLLQLSRRSGKVTEEHKRVHDFFLALAACNTIVPIAFDDASDHTATLIDYQGESPDEQALAYAAAAYGFMLIERTSGHIVIDIHGERQRFDVLGLHEFDSDRKRMSVILGCPDKTVKVFVKGADTSMFSVGDRSVYMNVIRATEANLYNYSLMGLRTLVIGMRELSDSEFEQWHSSFEAASTALIGRAAMLRKVASSVETRLIILGASAIEDKLQQGVPEAIECLRSAGIKVWVLTGDKQETAISIGYSSKLLTNRMTQIIINSKSKESCRKSLQDALLMSTTAAVSEVALIIDGTSLVYILDTELEEELFELASKCSVVLCCRVAPLQKAGIVALVKNRTADMTLSIGDGANDVSMIQMADVGVGISGKEGRQAVMASDFAMGQFRFLVPLLLVHGHWNYQRMAYMILYNFYRNAIFVLVLFWYVLFTSFTLTTAINEWSSMLYSIIYTSVPTIIVGILDKDLSRRSLEKYPQLYGCGQRRESYNSKLFWLTMVDTVWQSAVVYFVPLLAYWGSSIDASSIGDLWTLAVVILVNLHLAMDVVRWSWITHAAIWGSIVATFICVIVIDALPTLVGYWAIFEIAKTRLFWLCLLAIIIAALVPRFVVIVVHQYASPSDIQITREAEKIGEFGGVDVEIEMNPIL, encoded by the exons ATGGATTCAATTGAGAAAGCTTCAACCTTTGAAGCTTCTTTGAATTCCATGTCTAGGAGAAGTAATCAGTCCATAGGTAATGATTCAGTTAGGGATTCAGGTGGATCCAAGCCTGTTGTGATGAGGCATGGTTCTAGTAGAGGGCATGATTCGTCGGTGTTTAGCGCGTCGCAGAAGGAGATTAGCGATGAGGACGCGAGGTTGATTTATCTAAATGACCCTGATAGGACTAACGAAAGGTTCGAATTCTCGGGGAATTCTATTCGTACTGCGAAATATTCTGTGTTTTCGTTTATTCCAAGGAATTTGTTTGAGCAGTTTCATAGAGTTGCATACATTTATTTCCTTATTATTGCTGTGCTCAATCAGCTCCCCCAGCTTGCGGTTTTTGGTAGGGGTGCTTCTATTTTGCCACTTGCGTTTGTTCTTTCGGTTACTGCTGTTAAGGATGCATATGAGGATTGGAGGAGGCATAGATCAGATAGAATTGAGAATAATAGATTGGCTTGGGTTTTGGTTAATGATCAGTTCCAGGAGAAGAGATGTAAGGATATTCGGGTTGGTGAAATCATCAAGATTTATGCAGCTCAAAGTCTTCCTTGTGATATGGTTCTGCTCTCTACCAGTGACCCTACTGGGGTTGCTTATGTCCAGACTATAAATTTAGATGGGGAGTCGAATTTGAAGACGCGGTATGCAAAACAAGAAACCGCCCTTTCGAAAGAAAACATTGACGGCGGAGGATTCATTATTAAGTGTGAGAAACCCAATAGAAATATCTACGGGTTTCAAGGCAACATGGATGTCCATGGGAAAAGGCTATCGCTTGGTCCCTCCAACATTGTTCTCCGTGGCTGTGAGCTCAAGAATACGGCTTGGGCAATTGGTGTTGCAGTATATTGTGGAGGAGAGACCAAAGTTATGCTCAATAGCTCAGGAGCCCCTTCAAAGAGGAGTCGACTAGAGACGCGCATGAATCTAGAGATCATCATCCTTTCTTTGTTTCTTATTGCTTTGTGCAGTATTGTCTCTGTCTGTGCTGCTGTGTGGTTGAGGCGTCACAAGGATGAGCTAAATACCATGCCGTTTTATAGGAAAAAAGACTTCAATGATGAGGAGCAGGATGACTATAATTATTATGGATGGGGACTTGAGATAGTTTTCACATTTCTAATGTCAGTGATTGTCTTCCAGATTATGATCCCTATATCTTTGTACATTTCTATGGAGCTTGTTCGGGTTGGTCAGGCATTTTTCATGATTCGAGATACGCACATGTATGATGAGACCTCCAATTCAAGATTCCAGTGTCGAGCTTTAAATATCAATGAAGACTTGGGGCAAATTAAGTATGTATTCTCTGACAAAACAGGTACTCTTACCGAGAACAAAATGGAATTTCAGTGTGCAAGCATATGGGGAGTAGATTACAGTGGTGGAAAAACTAGTATACTGGAGGATGGGTTTTCTGTTAAAG TGGATGGAAAGATTTTGAGGCCAAAGATGAAGGTGAAGGTTGACCCTCAGCTTCTACAATTATCAAGAAGAAGCGGAAAGGTCACGGAGGAACACAAGCGTGTTCATGATTTCTTTCTTGCACTGGCGGCATGTAATACTATAGTGCCTATTGCTTTTGATGATGCATCTGATCATACTGCTACGTTGATAGATTATCAAGGGGAATCTCCAGATGAACAAGCACTGGCATATGCTGCTGCTGCTTATGGATTTATGCTTATTGAACGAACTTCAGGTCATATAGTTATTGATATCCATGGAGAAAGGCAAAGGTTCGATGTTTTGGGTCTGCATGAGTTCGATAGTGACCGGAAGAGGATGTCAGTTATACTAGGGTGCCCTGACAAGACTGTAAAAGTCTTTGTAAAAGGTGCTGATACATCCATGTTTAGTGTGGGGGATAGATCTGTATATATGAATGTGATACGTGCAACTGAAGCCAATCTTTACAACTACTCTTTAATGGGTTTGAGAACTCTTGTTATTGGGATGCGTGAATTGAGTGACTCGGAATTTGAGCAGTGGCACAGCTCCTTTGAAGCAGCTAGCACAGCTTTAATAGGTAGGGCTGCAATGCTTCGAAAGGTTGCTAGCAGTGTGGAGACTCGTCTAATCATACTTGGTGCTTCTGCCATTGAAGATAAGCTGCAACAAGGTGTACCAGAAGCCATAGAATGTCTTAGGTCAGCGGGAATTAAAGTATGGGTTTTGACTGGGGACAAGCAAGAAACTGCCATATCAATTGGTTACTCTTCAAAACTGCTGACTAACAGAATGACCCAGATTATAATCAACAGCAAGTCTAAGGAGTCATGTAGAAAGAGTTTGCAAGATGCTTTGCTAATGTCAACTACCGCTGCTGTAAGCGAAGTGGCCTTGATTATTGATGGTACCAGCCTTGTTTATATACTTGACACCGAACTTGAAGAAGAG CTATTTGAACTGGCCAGTAAATGTTCTGTGGTACTCTGCTGCCGGGTAGCACCATTGCAAAAGGCTGGAATTGTTGCCCTTGTGAAGAACAGAACTGCTGACATGACGCTCTCTATTGGAGATG GTGCTAATGATGTTTCAATGATCCAAATGGCTGATGTTGGAGTTGGCATCAGTGGAAAAGAAGGTCGGCAAGCTGTAATGGCATCAGACTTTGCGATGGGGCAGTTTAGATTCTTAGTTCCACTTTTATTGGTCCATGGACATTGGAATTACCAGCGGATGGCATACATGATACTGTATAACTTTTATAGGAATGCTATATTTGTTCTTGTTTTATTTTG GTACGTGCTCTTTACAAGTTTCACGTTGACAACTGCAATCAATGAGTGGAGCAGTATGCTGTATTCTATTATTTATACTTCAGTGCCAACCATTATTGTTGGTATTCTTGATAAGGACCTAAGTAGACGGAGTCTTGAGAAGTATCCTCAGCTATATGGATGTGGGCAGAGACGGGAGAGCTATAACTCTAAACTGTTTTGGCTGACAATGGTGGACACCGTATGGCAAAGTGCAGTTGTGTATTTCGTACCTTTGTTAGCATATTGGGGCAGCTCAATTGATGCATCAAGTATAGGAGATCTGTGGACACTGGCCGTGGTGATTTTGGTTAATTTGCACTTGGCTATGGATGTGGTGCGATGGAGTTGGATTACGCATGCCGCCATCTGGGGGTCAATAGTTGCAACATTTATTTGTGTCATTGTCATTGATGCTTTGCCTACATTAGTTGGATATTG GGCCATTTTTGAAATTGCAAAGACAAGATTGTTTTGGTTATGCTTGCTTGCTATAATTATCGCAGCTCTAGTTCCACGATTTGTCGTAATAGTAGTTCATCAATACGCGAGTCCGTCTGATATTCAGATTACAAGAGAAGCAGAGAAGATTGGGGAGTTTGGAGGTGTAGATGTAGAAATAGAAATGAACCCAATcttataa